In the Carboxydothermus hydrogenoformans Z-2901 genome, one interval contains:
- a CDS encoding CvpA family protein: MSFNTLDYLLLGLFLFLLFKGSREGILGLPVKITALAGGVIVSFLWGDMLFPKVIPAFLPYLPQSLKNQYLPVFFKGVLFLVTAVLIWKAGGSIRRGLRKTPLGIIDSLLGIFYNGVKGVIFLVVLSLILIPLAGVLIKTSLGGEIKDFLSLVQNSLVLNYFFTLVKDGISTFTGIKEAKLWI, from the coding sequence ATGAGCTTCAATACCCTTGATTATTTACTGCTGGGATTGTTTTTATTTTTATTATTTAAAGGAAGCCGGGAAGGAATTTTGGGACTTCCGGTAAAAATTACTGCCCTTGCAGGTGGGGTCATAGTTTCATTTTTATGGGGGGACATGCTGTTTCCCAAAGTTATTCCTGCTTTTTTACCCTATCTTCCGCAAAGCCTGAAAAATCAGTACTTACCGGTGTTTTTTAAAGGGGTTTTATTTTTAGTAACGGCAGTCTTAATCTGGAAAGCCGGGGGAAGTATAAGACGGGGTCTTAGAAAAACTCCATTAGGAATTATAGATTCTCTTTTGGGAATTTTTTATAATGGAGTGAAAGGGGTTATTTTTTTAGTGGTGTTATCTCTTATTTTAATACCGTTGGCAGGGGTTTTGATTAAGACTTCTCTTGGGGGAGAGATTAAAGACTTTTTAAGTTTGGTTCAAAATTCTCTGGTTTTAAATTACTTCTTTACCTTAGTTAAAGATGGCATTTCAACCTTTACAGGAATAAAGGAGGCTAAGCTATGGATTTAA
- the yyaC gene encoding spore protease YyaC, producing the protein MKFYFQNPEDKKLLKTAISREILRKALNRPVVILCIGTDRSTGDAFGPLVGSFLKNARINFFHVYGCLEEPVHAVNLEETLKNIYHQYKNPFLIAVDASLGSLNSVGQIVLKDGPLNPGAALNKKLPPVGDLSLTGVVNVGGFMEFMVLQNTRLSTVMAMARFLSEVLIELSHQFSPAEHLQFLQGNGHWRLLPEL; encoded by the coding sequence TTGAAGTTTTATTTTCAAAACCCTGAAGATAAAAAACTTTTAAAAACAGCAATAAGTCGGGAAATTCTGCGAAAAGCTTTAAATCGACCGGTGGTAATTTTGTGTATAGGTACCGATCGTTCCACCGGCGATGCTTTTGGCCCTTTAGTGGGAAGCTTTTTAAAAAACGCCCGGATAAATTTTTTTCATGTTTACGGTTGTTTAGAAGAACCGGTTCATGCGGTAAACTTAGAAGAAACTTTAAAAAATATTTATCATCAATATAAAAATCCCTTTCTCATTGCTGTGGACGCTTCCTTGGGGTCATTAAACAGCGTTGGACAAATAGTTTTAAAAGACGGTCCTCTAAACCCAGGAGCTGCCTTAAATAAAAAATTACCCCCGGTAGGAGATTTAAGTCTCACCGGGGTGGTTAATGTTGGTGGTTTTATGGAATTCATGGTGCTGCAAAACACCCGTCTCTCAACGGTAATGGCCATGGCTCGCTTTTTAAGCGAGGTCTTAATCGAGCTTAGTCACCAATTTTCTCCCGCAGAACATTTACAATTTCTTCAGGGAAACGGCCACTGGCGTTTATTACCGGAGCTTTAG
- a CDS encoding phosphoribosyltransferase — translation MYFKDREDAGRVCAAKLWQEGINGDVIAAIPRGGVVVAAPIAEKLKIPLKLILPKKIGAPHNEEVAIGAVTADGSLALNEEYISLLGLSPEVVGKQIKKAQQKIKEMQNIYNMDYINYDYTNKNVLLVDDGLATGFTVLAAGLSLKKRGANSITVVVPVASAEAISLLKNHGFMVFSLIVPEDFYAVGQFYKDFRPVETEEVLALLAKNYSG, via the coding sequence ATGTATTTTAAAGACCGGGAGGATGCAGGTCGGGTTTGCGCTGCAAAATTATGGCAGGAAGGTATTAACGGAGATGTTATTGCTGCAATACCCCGGGGGGGAGTGGTAGTAGCTGCACCAATAGCTGAAAAATTAAAGATCCCCTTAAAACTTATCTTACCCAAAAAGATTGGGGCTCCGCATAATGAAGAGGTAGCAATTGGGGCAGTTACTGCGGATGGTTCGCTGGCTTTAAATGAAGAATACATAAGCTTACTGGGTCTTTCACCGGAAGTTGTAGGGAAACAAATAAAAAAAGCCCAGCAAAAAATCAAAGAAATGCAAAATATATACAATATGGATTATATAAACTACGACTATACAAATAAAAATGTCCTTTTGGTGGATGATGGTTTAGCTACTGGTTTTACCGTCTTAGCGGCGGGCTTGTCTTTAAAAAAGAGAGGTGCAAACTCAATTACTGTGGTGGTACCGGTGGCAAGTGCTGAAGCGATTTCGTTACTGAAAAATCACGGCTTTATGGTATTTTCCTTAATAGTACCGGAAGATTTTTACGCTGTTGGGCAGTTTTACAAAGATTTCCGGCCGGTGGAAACCGAGGAAGTTTTAGCGCTTCTTGCTAAGAATTATTCAGGATAA
- a CDS encoding YkuS family protein, with product MKKVAVEQGLSNLHEILRESGYQVVDPRQEQRVDAFVVSGVKNNLMGMQDTNTKAPVINASGRFPEEIVNVLREKIGD from the coding sequence ATGAAAAAGGTTGCGGTGGAGCAAGGACTCAGTAACTTACATGAAATACTCAGAGAATCAGGTTATCAAGTGGTGGACCCAAGACAGGAGCAACGGGTGGATGCCTTTGTGGTTTCGGGAGTTAAAAATAACCTTATGGGTATGCAAGATACCAACACTAAAGCTCCGGTAATAAACGCCAGTGGCCGTTTCCCTGAAGAAATTGTAAATGTTCTGCGGGAGAAAATTGGTGACTAA
- a CDS encoding YkvI family membrane protein translates to MVIWLKLGMIIIGSLVGAGFASGQEIMLFFNRYGEKGFLGIVLTGGLLSFFSWGTLKVSHNLKLKNYRELIELSLSSRYQFLADFAFTAVLFGGLGVMLSASGAIFHEYFNLPGLFGIGFLLLIVLLTGQKQLLGLYYINIILTPLLVIFLIVISCKELSAFKYVAAENHWLQNWLSAAIIYASYNILLLGSVLVPLGREMKAADIIGGVIFGTILFWLLAGLIYFALAANYPDVLKYQVPLLYLAGKKHFVSYWLFGICIWLAVATTAVSDGVALALRLPKSRRLLFFVYFLSFLVALIPFQYLVKYLYPLFGYAGFLFLYCLLKLLIGIKW, encoded by the coding sequence ATGGTTATTTGGTTAAAACTTGGAATGATTATTATAGGTAGTTTGGTAGGGGCAGGTTTTGCATCAGGTCAGGAGATCATGTTATTTTTTAATCGTTACGGAGAAAAAGGTTTTTTGGGAATAGTTTTAACCGGGGGGTTATTGAGTTTTTTTTCCTGGGGAACATTAAAGGTGAGCCATAATTTAAAACTAAAAAATTACCGGGAATTAATTGAGTTAAGCTTAAGTTCCCGTTATCAGTTTTTAGCGGATTTCGCTTTTACCGCGGTTTTATTTGGGGGATTAGGGGTAATGCTTTCGGCCAGCGGGGCAATTTTTCACGAATATTTTAACCTTCCGGGTCTCTTTGGTATTGGCTTTTTGCTTTTAATTGTTCTCTTAACGGGTCAAAAACAACTGCTTGGTTTATATTATATAAACATAATCTTAACTCCCCTCTTGGTGATTTTTTTGATAGTAATTTCCTGTAAAGAATTAAGTGCGTTTAAGTATGTTGCGGCAGAAAACCATTGGCTGCAAAACTGGCTATCGGCAGCAATTATCTATGCTTCGTATAATATTTTGCTTTTGGGGTCGGTTTTGGTGCCACTGGGGCGGGAAATGAAAGCTGCTGATATTATAGGAGGAGTAATTTTTGGAACAATACTTTTTTGGTTGTTAGCGGGGTTAATCTATTTTGCCTTGGCCGCTAACTATCCCGACGTCCTTAAATATCAGGTACCATTGTTGTATTTGGCAGGTAAAAAGCATTTTGTTTCTTATTGGCTCTTTGGAATTTGTATTTGGCTTGCAGTGGCCACCACTGCAGTTTCCGATGGAGTGGCTTTGGCCCTTCGACTACCCAAAAGCCGAAGATTACTTTTTTTTGTATATTTTTTGAGTTTTTTAGTTGCCTTAATACCCTTTCAGTACCTGGTGAAATATCTTTATCCCCTTTTTGGCTATGCCGGTTTTTTATTTTTATATTGTTTGTTAAAATTATTAATAGGAATAAAATGGTAG